One segment of Radiobacillus kanasensis DNA contains the following:
- a CDS encoding PepSY domain-containing protein, with protein sequence MKWSRLLVAAGIGALVGYVVKEQVNTTTSYSPEKALNSAKEAFRKEGPISGSWIYMKTKELVKNGLTYTVYHGGITRTVEGEDTPFEFYVDAHTGTIVEVAESA encoded by the coding sequence ATGAAATGGAGTAGACTTCTAGTAGCGGCTGGAATAGGTGCATTAGTTGGATATGTAGTGAAAGAACAGGTGAATACAACAACCTCTTATTCCCCGGAGAAAGCACTAAATTCGGCGAAGGAAGCTTTTCGTAAAGAAGGCCCAATTAGTGGGTCTTGGATATATATGAAAACGAAGGAATTAGTGAAGAATGGATTAACCTATACGGTTTACCATGGTGGTATTACAAGGACCGTTGAAGGGGAAGACACACCGTTTGAATTTTATGTAGATGCACATACAGGAACGATTGTAGAGGTAGCAGAATCTGCATAA
- the trmB gene encoding tRNA (guanosine(46)-N7)-methyltransferase TrmB, producing MRARNKPWADDFLKENDHIVIHQPFEYKENWNEVFHNDHPIHLEIGTGKGQFISGMAKQYPDTNFVGIEIAKSIIISAVQKVKDSEQDNVRLVNENAKDLREMFGQHEIEKIYLNFSDPWPKTKHEKRRLTFKTFLEQYCHILKQDGEIVLKTDNKGLFEYSLVSFSQFGLVLEEVVLDLHAMEDPTNVKTEYEEKFSNKGMPIYRCRARFVK from the coding sequence ATGAGAGCCAGAAACAAGCCATGGGCGGATGATTTTCTGAAAGAGAATGATCATATTGTTATCCACCAACCTTTTGAATATAAAGAAAACTGGAATGAAGTATTTCATAATGATCATCCCATTCACTTGGAGATAGGAACAGGAAAAGGTCAATTTATTTCCGGAATGGCAAAGCAGTATCCCGATACAAATTTTGTAGGAATTGAAATTGCTAAAAGCATTATTATCAGTGCTGTACAAAAAGTGAAGGATTCGGAACAAGATAACGTTCGTCTAGTGAATGAAAATGCGAAGGACTTACGTGAGATGTTTGGCCAACATGAAATCGAAAAAATTTATTTAAACTTTTCTGATCCTTGGCCAAAAACGAAGCATGAAAAGAGAAGACTCACCTTTAAAACATTTTTGGAGCAATACTGTCATATTTTGAAGCAAGACGGTGAGATTGTTTTAAAAACCGATAATAAAGGACTTTTCGAATACTCGCTCGTTAGTTTTTCTCAGTTTGGACTAGTTCTAGAGGAAGTCGTGTTAGATTTACATGCCATGGAGGATCCTACGAATGTGAAAACAGAGTATGAGGAAAAGTTTTCGAATAAAGGAATGCCCATATACCGTTGTAGGGCACGTTTTGTAAAATAA